A genomic segment from Necator americanus strain Aroian chromosome III, whole genome shotgun sequence encodes:
- a CDS encoding hypothetical protein (NECATOR_CHRIII.G11491.T1) has product MEKNICYRQRRRKEVVYDDCVLEDSLSQGDWHIEEDPNVDYEMLLRGLRACAERASKSRTTNMDRISKTTKEFLERRRALRLDPNASHIERLVANTSCREALQEDLLKYRQKKILEAAQRRTSLKKCRRDLREYNIPLATLLSEGGTRTSSRREMEIITERFYSNLFRSSTPVSSPIIPTGEAPPRILPSEVRVAIKSMEPGTAPGPDFISADFLRTGGHPLHVILAAHMTSYLQKERIPDQWKTSRTVLIHKKGDREDLRNYRPICLLSVLYKVFTKIILTRISRTLDEAQPQEQAGFRQGFSCLDHIQTVSRVIEVCREYRLPLVLTFVDYEKAFDSVETNAILSAPVDQGVDASYVRTLANCYERCTTRIQLFHRPLTIPIGRGVRQGDTISPKLFTAALQWIMKSLSWEDIIRIDGRFLSNLRFADDIVLFSSSTNKAETMLNELNEAGKRIGLRINRKKTQFMKNAHCEDGGVQLEGSQIVETP; this is encoded by the coding sequence atggaaaagaacatctgctatcggcaacgaaggagaaaagaagtcgtctacgacgattgcgtactcgaggactccctgtcccaaggtgactggcacatcgaggaggacccaaacgtggactacgagatgctgctcagaggattacgagcctgtgctgaacgtgcctcgaagtcgcgcacgacaaacatggatcgaatttcgaagaccaccaaggaattcttggaaagaagaagggctttgaggcttgatccgaatgcatcgcacattgagcggttagtagcaaacactagctgcagagaagcgttgcaggaggatcttttgaagtacaggcagaagaagattctagaagcagcacaaagaagaacgagtctaaagaagtgccgcagggatctccgcgaatataatattccgctagcaaccttgctgagcgaaggcgggactcgcacgtcttctcgtcgtgagatggaaatcattacggagaggttctactcgaaccttttccgttcatcaactcctgtgtcaagcccaatcatccccactggcgaagctccaccacggattctcccttcggaagtacgagtcgctattaAGAGCATggaacctggcacagcccccggacctgattttatatcagcagactttcttcggactggtggccatccgcttcatgtaatcttagcagcgcacatgacatcctatcttcagaaagaaaggatcccagaccagtggaagacctcgcgaaccgttcttatccataagaaaggtgaccgagaggaccttcggaactaccgtccgatatgcttgctgagcgtgttatacaaagtattcaccaagatcatcctcacacgcatatctaggacgctggatgaagcccagcctcaagaacaagctggattccgccaagggttcagctgcttggaccacatccagaccgtgtcgagggtcatagaggtttgccgggaataccgcctgccccttgttctgaccttcgtcgactatgagaaagcctttgacagcgtagaaacgaatgcaatactgtcagcgccggtcgatcaaggtgtggacgcgtcgtatgtgaggacattagccaattgctacgaacgatgcacgactaggatacagcttttccaccgccctctcaccatacccattggaagaggggtacgacaaggcgatactatatcgccgaagctgttcacggctgcattgcaatggataatgaaatcactatcctgggaagacaTCATACGtattgatggaagatttctctccaaccttcgtttcgcggacgacatcgttctcttttcgagcagtaccaataaagcagaaacaatgctcaacgaattgaacgaagcagggaagagaataggactacgaataaacagaaagaagacacagttcatgaagaacgcccactgcgaggacggaggagtacaacttgaaggctcccaaatcgtggaaactccgtaa
- a CDS encoding hypothetical protein (NECATOR_CHRIII.G11489.T1), with the protein MHREEGGNENVPLLRDDQRAQSYMEGAGNDLEPTHRGSVESVEEAGERRTSGATVTCRVCDEQIELNGRDSQHVVKCNSCHEATPIRPAPAGKKYVRCPCNCLLICKAASTRIACPRGNCRRVITLGHREPQGSAIRAPAGSCRVQCVHCSEVFLFNTLSNSLAHCPHCKKKSTVGGFARRRALIYLVTAVTTLLFSVLLTVMTTNTASNHPVVYGAWALAYFVVIYLSYNFFKFWMVKLSTVLGPI; encoded by the exons ATGCATCGAGAGGAAGGAGGCAATGAAAACGTGCCTTTACTGAGGGATGATCAGCGAGCACAGTCGTACATGGAAGGCGCAGGGAATGACTTAGAGCCAACACATCGGGGAAGTGTTGAAAGTGTGGAGGAGGCTGGCGAAAGACGTACTTCTG GAGCTACGGTGACATGCCGTGTCTGTGATGAGCAGATTGAGCTAAACGGTCGTGACTCGCAACATGTTGTGAAATGCAATTCGTGCCACGAAGCTACTCCAATACGACCAGCTCCTGCTGGTAAAAA GTATGTCCGCTGCCCATGTAATTGTCTTCTGATTTGCAAAGCTGCATCAACACGCATTGCCTGCCCTCGAGGAAACTGTCGTCGTGTTATAACACTTG GGCATCGTGAACCGCAAGGCAGCGCTATTCGTGCTCCAGCTGGAAGTTGCCGCGTGCAATGTGTTCACTGCTCCGAAGTGTTCCTGTTTAACACTCTTAGCAACAGCTTAGCACATTGTCCTCATTGCAAGAAGAA GTCGACTGTAGGTGGTTTTGCCCGAAGACGCGCATTAATTTACTTGGTTACAGCAGTGACAACTCTTCTATTCAGTGTGCTTCTAACTGTTATGACAACGAATACT gCATCTAATCACCCTGTTGTTTATGGTGCGTGGGCTCTGGCTTATTTTGTGGTTATCTACCTTTCGTAtaatttcttcaagttttgGATGGTTAAGTTAAGTACCGTACTTGGACCGATTTGA
- a CDS encoding hypothetical protein (NECATOR_CHRIII.G11490.T1), with product MENDLKEELNRRMRAVWAAFAAVREATDQLTDQDLRAHLFDSTVLPSLCYAAKTWADTAATSRKLLTTHRALERCFLKFNRRTQHLAGLRSSDLRGMSRFRDPAEYVSKAKHRWAGHIMRRIDDRWTKRTLEWIPRDAKRPRGRPPTRWGDVFAARMDQLRVQPDTAQGPRQRHSRSLRTSWMTMARERNEWKRCWGPHVE from the coding sequence atggaaaacgacttgaaggaagaactgaatagaagaatgagagcagtatgggcagcattcgcagccgtcagggaagctacggaccaactgacggaccaagatcttcgtgcccatctgttcgactcgacagtccttccatcgctctgttacgcagcaaagacgtgggcagacaccgcggccacgtctaggaagctacttactacccacagagcccttgagagatgtttcctgaagtttaaccggcgcacacaacacctagccggtcttcgtagctccgacttaagaggaatgtcccgctttcgcgacccagcggaatatgtatcgaaagcaaaacatagatgggccggtcacatcatgagaagaatcgacgatagatggactaaaagaacgctagagtggatcccaagggacgctaaacgcccccgagggagaccgccaacgagatggggtgacgtgttcgctgcacggatggaccagctgagagttCAGccggatacggctcaaggacctcgtcaacgtcactcacgaagcttgagaacatcttggatgacaatggcgagggaacgaaacgagtggaagagatgctggggcccgcacgtcgagtga
- a CDS encoding hypothetical protein (NECATOR_CHRIII.G11489.T2), with translation MLLVSYLLEFIHGVRVPLFSSINYLFVCCFILFVITSYLCSELCYLATPRVHQCSFMNSSGMHREEGGNENVPLLRDDQRAQSYMEGAGNDLEPTHRGSVESVEEAGERRTSGATVTCRVCDEQIELNGRDSQHVVKCNSCHEATPIRPAPAGKKYVRCPCNCLLICKAASTRIACPRGNCRRVITLGHREPQGSAIRAPAGSCRVQCVHCSEVFLFNTLSNSLAHCPHCKKKSTVGGFARRRALIYLVTAVTTLLFSVLLTVMTTNTASNHPVVYEVWE, from the exons ATGCTACTTGTATCCTATTTGCTGGAGTTCATTCATGGAGTACGAGTGCCTCTTTTTAGTTCG ATCAACTACCTTTTTGTCTGTTGCTTCATCTTATTTGTGATAACTTCTTATCTGTGTTCGGAACTGTGCTATCTCGCTACGCCCCGTGTTCATCAGTGCAGCTTTATGAACTCTTC AGGGATGCATCGAGAGGAAGGAGGCAATGAAAACGTGCCTTTACTGAGGGATGATCAGCGAGCACAGTCGTACATGGAAGGCGCAGGGAATGACTTAGAGCCAACACATCGGGGAAGTGTTGAAAGTGTGGAGGAGGCTGGCGAAAGACGTACTTCTG GAGCTACGGTGACATGCCGTGTCTGTGATGAGCAGATTGAGCTAAACGGTCGTGACTCGCAACATGTTGTGAAATGCAATTCGTGCCACGAAGCTACTCCAATACGACCAGCTCCTGCTGGTAAAAA GTATGTCCGCTGCCCATGTAATTGTCTTCTGATTTGCAAAGCTGCATCAACACGCATTGCCTGCCCTCGAGGAAACTGTCGTCGTGTTATAACACTTG GGCATCGTGAACCGCAAGGCAGCGCTATTCGTGCTCCAGCTGGAAGTTGCCGCGTGCAATGTGTTCACTGCTCCGAAGTGTTCCTGTTTAACACTCTTAGCAACAGCTTAGCACATTGTCCTCATTGCAAGAAGAA GTCGACTGTAGGTGGTTTTGCCCGAAGACGCGCATTAATTTACTTGGTTACAGCAGTGACAACTCTTCTATTCAGTGTGCTTCTAACTGTTATGACAACGAATACT gCATCTAATCACCCTGTTGTTTATG AGGTTTGGGAGTAG
- a CDS encoding hypothetical protein (NECATOR_CHRIII.G11492.T1): MATGERRSNLRLLRTSLILDQGDTRTTRHGDCLRLCTYNARTVTTDDDLHTLLEAVERIKSHVIALQETKCRRSDVRQMNDGTLVIRGEKVPSRNVGAVGFVVHPSVAHLVDSHEILSPRLAILRLRPLRQKSISIINCYSPTSAADDSELDAFYEELEEVVRNEKSFYKFVVGDFNAKLGKATEEEYRIGRFGL, translated from the coding sequence atggcgaccggtgagaggcgatcaaatctcaggttgctcaggacgtcattgattctggaccaaggcgacacacgcacgactcgccatggagactgtctcagactgtgtacttacaacgcgagaacagttacCACAGACGATGACCTGCATACCCTTCTCGAAGCTGTAGAGCGTATCAAAtctcacgtgattgctctgcaggagaccaagtgcagaaggagcgacgtacgacagatgaatgacggtacactcgtcattcgtggagagaaggttccgtcgcgaaatgtaggcgctgtcggttttgttgtgcacccatctgtcgcccatctcgtcgattctcacgagatcctgtcacctcgtctggccattcttcgcctccgccctctgcgccaaaaatccatcagtatcatcaactgctattcaccaacatcagcagctgatgattccgaattggacgcgttttacgaggagctggaggaagtagtccgcaacgagaagtccttttacaaattcgttgtcggagacttcaacgcaaaactaggaaaggccacagaagaggaatacaggattggaagatttggactatag